A single Vigna radiata var. radiata cultivar VC1973A chromosome 8, Vradiata_ver6, whole genome shotgun sequence DNA region contains:
- the LOC111242297 gene encoding uncharacterized protein LOC111242297 isoform X1, with product MPEHEVQIKRNFHTKASHRLSEMFREARIAGERPRWVGDGIWHSLLAHWNTPAYRVKCATAQKNRASEKGGALHTGGSITVHEHAIRMAAQLGRSVSVDEVFTQTHIRKGTDAYVDERSRKTIEDFSTRFTHAREDVGGAPDEASRTNAYEDIIKTQCWVDVVRGKKKGRIYGAGQLASHYIAARGGVLKHQPSSSNTTDQHNMVSREAYDELRSRLQTFEDILRKYIPEAGQILDPSSSHQAPTQLMQPTNKQSPNQHEPLVQQQQEDEEEHDSDDFSGY from the exons ATGCCTGAACATGAAGTTCAGATTAAAAGAAACTTCCACACTAAGGCATCTCATAGACTTTCAGAAATGTTTAGAGAGGCAAGGATTGCTGGAGAACGCCCTCGTTGGGTGGGGGATGGCATTTGGCACTCACTGTTGGCACACTGGAATACGCCAGCATACCGTGTTAAATGTGCTACCGCCCAAAAAAATAGGGCTTCAGAGAAAGGTGGCGCTCTCCACACTGGGGGCTCAATCACTGTACACGAGCATGCCATTCGTATG GCAGCACAGCTGGGACGTTCTGTTTCTGTTGATGAGGTCTTTACGCAGACTCATATTCGAAAGGGAACGGACGCATATGTTGATGAGCGGTCTCGCAAGACCATT GAAGATTTTTCTACTAGGTTCACACATGCCAGAGAGGATGTGGGAGGTGCTCCTGATGAAGCCTCAAGAACAAATGCATATGAGGACATCATTAAGACCCAGTGCTGGGTTGATGTAGTGAGGGGAAAGAAAAAAGGACGAATTTATGGAGCAGGACAACTTGCCTCCCATTATATTGCTGCAAGAGGAGGGGTATTAAAACATCAGCCATCTTCATCCAACACTACTGACCAACATAACATGGTCAGTAGAGAGGCTTATGATGAATTAAGATCCAGATTGCAAActtttgaagatattttaagGAAATACATTCCTGAGGCAGGACAAATATTAGACCCATCCTCTTCCCACCAAGCACCTACACAACTCATGCAGCCCACTAATAAGCAATCACCTAATCAACACGAGCCTCTTGTCCAGCAGCaacaagaagatgaagaagaacatgatTCTGATGATTTTAGTGGCTATTAg
- the LOC111242297 gene encoding uncharacterized protein LOC111242297 isoform X2, producing the protein MKFRLKETSTLRHLIDFQKCLERQGLLENALVGWGMAFGTHCWHTGIRQHTVLNVLPPKKIGLQRKVALSTLGAQSLYTSMPFAAQLGRSVSVDEVFTQTHIRKGTDAYVDERSRKTIEDFSTRFTHAREDVGGAPDEASRTNAYEDIIKTQCWVDVVRGKKKGRIYGAGQLASHYIAARGGVLKHQPSSSNTTDQHNMVSREAYDELRSRLQTFEDILRKYIPEAGQILDPSSSHQAPTQLMQPTNKQSPNQHEPLVQQQQEDEEEHDSDDFSGY; encoded by the exons ATGAAGTTCAGATTAAAAGAAACTTCCACACTAAGGCATCTCATAGACTTTCAGAAATGTTTAGAGAGGCAAGGATTGCTGGAGAACGCCCTCGTTGGGTGGGGGATGGCATTTGGCACTCACTGTTGGCACACTGGAATACGCCAGCATACCGTGTTAAATGTGCTACCGCCCAAAAAAATAGGGCTTCAGAGAAAGGTGGCGCTCTCCACACTGGGGGCTCAATCACTGTACACGAGCATGCCATTC GCAGCACAGCTGGGACGTTCTGTTTCTGTTGATGAGGTCTTTACGCAGACTCATATTCGAAAGGGAACGGACGCATATGTTGATGAGCGGTCTCGCAAGACCATT GAAGATTTTTCTACTAGGTTCACACATGCCAGAGAGGATGTGGGAGGTGCTCCTGATGAAGCCTCAAGAACAAATGCATATGAGGACATCATTAAGACCCAGTGCTGGGTTGATGTAGTGAGGGGAAAGAAAAAAGGACGAATTTATGGAGCAGGACAACTTGCCTCCCATTATATTGCTGCAAGAGGAGGGGTATTAAAACATCAGCCATCTTCATCCAACACTACTGACCAACATAACATGGTCAGTAGAGAGGCTTATGATGAATTAAGATCCAGATTGCAAActtttgaagatattttaagGAAATACATTCCTGAGGCAGGACAAATATTAGACCCATCCTCTTCCCACCAAGCACCTACACAACTCATGCAGCCCACTAATAAGCAATCACCTAATCAACACGAGCCTCTTGTCCAGCAGCaacaagaagatgaagaagaacatgatTCTGATGATTTTAGTGGCTATTAg
- the LOC106770753 gene encoding trigger factor-like protein TIG, Chloroplastic: MTLVTGRALQDSLHIVTKFSEMEETYSSLGSLRYDVIVDVAPEIKWIPDNNAYKNLKIVVEIHSDIYAQIAYEQEFKR, translated from the exons ATGACATTG gTTACTGGGAGGGCTTTGCAGGACTCACTACACATAGTTACTAAGTTTTCTGAGATGGAGGAGACATATTCTTCTCTTGGGTCTCTTAG ATATGATGTGATTGTTGATGTTGCACCAGAAATCAAATGGATTCCTGATAATAATgcatacaaaaatttaaagattgtTGTTGAGATACATAGTGATATATATGCTCAAATAGCATATGAACAAGAATTTAAAAGGTGA